The following are from one region of the Salvia splendens isolate huo1 chromosome 2, SspV2, whole genome shotgun sequence genome:
- the LOC121776851 gene encoding membrane protein PM19L-like: MDRIAARNVAGPLLLLNFVMYFILLVFASWCMNRYIDGHTAEARTGGNGATGHFLTFSVLAAVLGIVSKLVGGNHLRTWRNDSFATASTTSTGAWAVTALAFGLACKEINVGGWRGWRLRVVEALVIILAFTQSIYVFLLHYAFYRSAHDDDIGYGGGVPRTGFGGDIPRAQPVPKGGVPGAMV; encoded by the exons ATGGATAGAATAGCAGCAAGGAATGTAGCAGGTCCATTGCTGTTGTTGAATTTTGTAATGTATTTCATTTTGTTGGTGTTTGCAAGTTGGTGCATGAATAGGTACATCGATGGCCACACTGCAGAAGCAAGAACAG GAGGGAATGGAGCAACGGGACACTTCCTAACATTCTCGGTGCTAGCAGCAGTCCTTGGAATAGTATCCAAACTAGTCGGCGGCAACCACCTCAGAACGTGGCGGAACGACAGCTTCGCCACCGCCTCTACCACTTCCACCGGCGCCTGGGCTGTCACCGCTCTTGCTTTCGG ATTAGCGTGCAAAGAGATAAACGTGGGAGGGTGGCGAGGATGGCGATTGAGGGTGGTCGAGGCCTTGGTTATAATCCTCGCCTTCACGCAGTCCATCTACGTGTTTTTGCTGCACTATGCCTTTTACCGCAGCGCCCACGACGACGACATAGGTTACGGCGGCGGTGTCCCCAGAACTGGCTTTGGCGGCGACATCCCTCGAGCTCAGCCGGTGCCCAAAGGCGGCGTCCCCGGTGCAATGGTGTGA